A region of Rhodamnia argentea isolate NSW1041297 chromosome 9, ASM2092103v1, whole genome shotgun sequence DNA encodes the following proteins:
- the LOC115755428 gene encoding choline-phosphate cytidylyltransferase 1-like isoform X1 has translation MGREEEEEQRQSNATEDRPVRVYADGIYDLFHYGHARSLEQAKKLFPNTYLLVGCCNDELTHKYKGKTVMNEQERYESLRHCKWVDEVIPDAPWVITPEFLDKHQIDYVAHDSLPYADASGAGKDVYEYVKSIGKFKETKRTAGISTSDIIMRIIKDYNKYVMRNLARGYSRKDLGVSYVKEKRLRVNMGIERLREKVKRQREKVGEKIQTVAKTAGMHRNLWVENADRLIAGFLEMFEERCHKMGTKIRDRIQEQLIGQQTRGFLIDKEGNDVEGYDYSEESSEDEESYSEGDEENGNK, from the exons atgggaagagaagaagaggaggagcagCGGCAGAGCAACGCTACAGAGGACCGTCCCGTTCGGGTTTACGCTGACGGGATCTACGATCTCTTCCACTATGGTCACGCCCGTTCCCTCGAGCAGGCCAAGAAGCT GTTTCCTAATACTTACCTGCTCGTTGGCTGCTGTAATGATGAGCTCACGCACAAGTATAAGGGAAAGACCGTCATGAATGAACAGGAGCGCTACGAATCTCTCCGCCACTGCAA GTGGGTAGATGAAGTCATTCCCGATGCTCCATGGGTGATCACACCAGAGTTCCTGGACAAGCACCAAATCGACTATGTTGCCCACGACTCTCTTCC TTATGCTGATGCAAGTGGTGCTGGGAAAGATGTCTACGAATAT GTTAAGTCCATAGGAAAATTCAAGGAAACAAAGAGGACGGCTGGAATTTCCACATCAGATATTATCATGAGGATTATCAAAGATTACAACAAGTATGTGATGCGAAACCTTGCGCGGGGATACAGCAGAAAGGATCTAGGTGTTAGCTATGTGAAG GAAAAGCGACTCAGAGTGAACATGGGCATAGAGAGGTTGCGTGAGAAAGTGAAGAGACAGCGGGAAAAAGTGGGAGAGAAG ATCCAAACTGTGGCAAAAACTGCTGGCATGCATCGTAACTTATGGGTAGAGAATGCTGATCGGCTCATAGCTGGTTTTCTAGAGATGTTCGAAGAACGTTGTCACAAAATG GGTACGAAGATTAGGGACCGAATCCAGGAGCAACTAATCGGGCAGCAGACAAGAGGCTTCCTTATTGACAAAGAAGGCAATGACGTTGAGGGGTACGATTACAGTGAAGAGAgcagtgaagatgaagaatccTACAGCGAGGGAGATGAAGAGAATGGAAACAAGTGA
- the LOC115755428 gene encoding choline-phosphate cytidylyltransferase 1-like isoform X2, with translation MGREEEEEQRQSNATEDRPVRVYADGIYDLFHYGHARSLEQAKKLFPNTYLLVGCCNDELTHKYKGKTVMNEQERYESLRHCKWVDEVIPDAPWVITPEFLDKHQIDYVAHDSLPYADASGAGKDVYEYVKSIGKFKETKRTAGISTSDIIMRIIKDYNKYVMRNLARGYSRKDLGVSYVKEKRLRVNMGIERLREKVKRQREKVGEKIQTVAKTAGMHRNLWVENADRLIAGFLEMFEERCHKMVGELLFLSLLTELAFPISIYRDGFFFVIIRVRRLGTESRSN, from the exons atgggaagagaagaagaggaggagcagCGGCAGAGCAACGCTACAGAGGACCGTCCCGTTCGGGTTTACGCTGACGGGATCTACGATCTCTTCCACTATGGTCACGCCCGTTCCCTCGAGCAGGCCAAGAAGCT GTTTCCTAATACTTACCTGCTCGTTGGCTGCTGTAATGATGAGCTCACGCACAAGTATAAGGGAAAGACCGTCATGAATGAACAGGAGCGCTACGAATCTCTCCGCCACTGCAA GTGGGTAGATGAAGTCATTCCCGATGCTCCATGGGTGATCACACCAGAGTTCCTGGACAAGCACCAAATCGACTATGTTGCCCACGACTCTCTTCC TTATGCTGATGCAAGTGGTGCTGGGAAAGATGTCTACGAATAT GTTAAGTCCATAGGAAAATTCAAGGAAACAAAGAGGACGGCTGGAATTTCCACATCAGATATTATCATGAGGATTATCAAAGATTACAACAAGTATGTGATGCGAAACCTTGCGCGGGGATACAGCAGAAAGGATCTAGGTGTTAGCTATGTGAAG GAAAAGCGACTCAGAGTGAACATGGGCATAGAGAGGTTGCGTGAGAAAGTGAAGAGACAGCGGGAAAAAGTGGGAGAGAAG ATCCAAACTGTGGCAAAAACTGCTGGCATGCATCGTAACTTATGGGTAGAGAATGCTGATCGGCTCATAGCTGGTTTTCTAGAGATGTTCGAAGAACGTTGTCACAAAATGGTTGGTGAACTTCTCTTTCTCAGTCTTTTGACTGAACTAGCTTTCCC AATATCTATCTATCGTGATGGGTTCTTCTTTGTGATTATCAGGGTACGAAGATTAGGGACCGAATCCAGGAGCAACTAA
- the LOC115755393 gene encoding glycine-rich RNA-binding protein 4, mitochondrial, whose protein sequence is MWAAPTQIPLPPSLSCSSHGTTNSDKFRRKWNELRVRSSFFDYPLASRIIVRNIPYSLNEGRLLEEFSTFGHVAQVEVAKDEATKRSKGYAFIQYTCQDDAVLALENMDRKKLDGRMVYVELARPRKEAYDRPRTCGPPPPRDDQAAE, encoded by the exons ATGTGGGCAGCGCCGACCCAAATCCCCCTTCCCCCGTCGCTCTCCTGTTCCTCCCATGGCACCACCAACTCGGACAAATTCAGAAGAAAGTGGAACGAGCTGAGAGTGAGGTCCTCCTTCTTCGACTACCCCCTCGCCAGCCGAATCATCGTTCGGA ATATACCCTATTCTCTGAACGAAGGTAGATTGCTCGAGGAGTTCTCTACTTTCGGACACGTCGCCCAAG TCGAAGTCGCCAAGGATGAAGCGACCAAACGGTCGAAAGGGTACGCTTTCATTCAGTACACCTGCCAAGACGATGCGGTGCTTGCTCTGGAGAACATGGACCGTAAG AAACTCGACGGCAGGATGGTTTACGTGGAGCTCGCGAGGCCCAGGAAGGAAGCGTACGATCGGCCTCGGACTTGCGGTCCTCCTCCGCCGCGCGATGATCAGGCGGCTGAGTAA
- the LOC115755392 gene encoding VQ motif-containing protein 22 produces the protein MTNNGSEEWVQYYQQSVDPQAEFVDSTIVTSMSSSNSTDQNPANPGCNNNSNSIIKSQSKPTRRRSRASKKTPTTILNANTTNFRALVQQFTGCPSTSISFGSTHRCSPLNLSFVGFGHEQQVVSSAEASLRSDYSYGVQVQHQARPSQQLHQEQSEYASMMNSSFNEVTDTDDAFASTMPLSSNFMDVATEDIFSGYPMDDLPYQV, from the coding sequence ATGACCAACAATGGAAGTGAGGAGTGGGTTCAGTATTACCAGCAGAGCGTTGATCCGCAGGCTGAATTTGTTGACTCCACCATTGTCACCTCCATGAGCTCAAGCAACAGCACCGATCAAAATCCCGCCAACCCCGGCtgcaacaacaacagcaacagcatCATCAAGAGCCAATCAAAGCCAACCAGAAGAAGATCAAGAGCGTCGAAGAAGACTCCGACAACCATCCTTAATGCCAACACCACCAACTTCAGAGCCCTGGTCCAGCAATTCACTGGCTGCCCTAGCACCTCCATCTCTTTCGGGTCGACCCACCGCTGCAGCCCGCTCAACTTGAGTTTTGTGGGTTTCGGGCACGAGCAGCAGGTGGTCTCTTCTGCGGAGGCATCTCTTCGGAGCGATTATTCCTATGGTGTCCAAGTCCAACATCAAGCTAGGCCATCACAGCAGTTGCACCAGGAGCAATCGGAGTATGCGAGTATGATGAATTCCTCATTCAATGAGGTAACCGACACTGATGATGCTTTTGCTTCGACCATGCCGCTGTCTAGCAACTTCATGGACGTCGCGACTGAGGATATCTTCAGTGGGTATCCCATGGACGATCTGCCTTACCAAGTTTAG